A window from Eubalaena glacialis isolate mEubGla1 chromosome 1, mEubGla1.1.hap2.+ XY, whole genome shotgun sequence encodes these proteins:
- the NKX2-3 gene encoding homeobox protein Nkx-2.3, which translates to MMLPSPVTSTPFSVKDILNLEQQQQQHFHGAHLQADLDHHFHSAPCMLAAAEGTQFSDGGEEDEEEEGEKLSYLNSLATADGHGDSGLCPQSYVHTVLRDSCSGPKEQEEEPEVLRDRSQKSCQLKKPLEAAGDCKAAEESERPKPRSRRKPRVLFSQAQVFELERRFKQQRYLSAPEREHLASSLKLTSTQVKIWFQNRRYKCKRQRQDKSLELGAHAPPPPPRRVAVPVLVRDGKPCVTPSAPAYGAPYSVGAGAYSYNSFPAYGYGNSAAAAAAAAAAAAAAAAYSGSYGCAYPASGGGGGGASAAASAMQPACSAAGGGPFVNVSNLGGFGGGGGGAQPLHQGAAAGAACAQGTLQGIRAW; encoded by the exons ATGATGTTACCAAGCCCGGTCACCTCCACCCCTTTCTCAGTCAAAGACATTTTGAATCtggagcagcagcagcaacagcatttCCACGGTGCGCACTTGCAGGCGGACTTGGATCACCACTTCCACTCGGCGCCCTGCATGCTGGCCGCCGCTGAGGGGACGCAATTTTCTGACGGAggggaggaggacgaggaagaagagggagagaaactgTCCTATTTGAACTCACTAGCTACAGCCGACGGCCACGGGGATTCGGGGCTCTGCCCCCAGAGCTATGTCCACACGGTCCTGCGAGACTCGTGCAGCGGGCCTAAGGAACAAGAAGAGGAGCCCGAGGTCCTGAGGGACCGGAGCCAAA AAAGCTGCCAGCTGAAGAAGCCTCTGGAGGCGGCCGGAGACTGCAAGGCAGCGGAGGAGAGCGAGAGGCCGAAGCCACGCAGCCGCCGGAAGCCGCGGGTCCTCTTCTCGCAAGCCCAGGTCTTCGAGCTGGAACGCAGGTTCAAGCAGCAGCGGTACCTGTCGGCCCCCGAGCGCGAGCACCTCGCCAGCAGCCTGAAGCTCACGTCCACGCAGGTGAAGATCTGGTTCCAGAATCGCAGGTACAAGTGTAAGAGACAGCGGCAGGACAAGTCTCTGGAGCTGGGCGCGCacgcgcccccgccgccgccgcgccgcgTGGCAGTGCCGGTGCTGGTGCGGGACGGCAAGCCGTGCGTCACGCCCAGCGCGCCAGCTTACGGCGCGCCCTACAGCGTGGGCGCGGGCGCCTACTCCTACAACAGCTTCCCTGCCTATGGCTATGGGAACTcggcagccgccgccgccgccgctgctgctgcagccgccgccgctGCGGCCTACAGCGGCAGCTACGGCTGTGCGTACCCGGCaagcggtggcggcggcggcggggcctcCGCGGCGGCCTCGGCCATGCAGCCCGCCTGCAGTGCGGCCGGAGGCGGCCCCTTTGTGAACGTGAGCAACCTGGGCGGcttcggcggcggcggcggcggcgcgcagCCGTTACACCAGGGTGCGGCGGCTGGGGCCGCGTGCGCGCAGGGCACCTTGCAAGGCATCCGGGCCTGGTAG